A genome region from Rhizophagus irregularis chromosome 14, complete sequence includes the following:
- a CDS encoding uncharacterized protein (SECRETED:cutsite_THS-FF; SECRETED:prob_0.7178); SECRETED:SignalP(1-24), translated as MLPFFVKYFGFLVLLIFLPLQTHSFFQREKYLSSGLYLINDVGLGNISGTVAAFADFNSDKYTDLLVLSSDQRSISVYLWNHANYKFTKAPHADITILPNEENSFIITNILPGDYNYDGNLDILVMGQTNPLSNNRKQEPLLMRVYFGYENDTFNPNFINVKPATYQQPIPFDFDGDMKIDLIGHSFDNNTKLSIWRNIYNETTQELFEVVPLPILPDSNVPPCTLSDPHSNAFIDLNGDCKSDLFLTCQDTSGKLTYQIWTNTMDGYVFSKSGDLPQGVGQISFADMDGDGTLDMVFPVCNNGCKIHVAYNRQMPLCENKDSKDCRKASELCIPDDSFNFDMTTDASNGGYVILDLQSELPAGEDIVLLDPDFNGILPISLRIGDYNLDGYPDLLVITSNSKGSHVTLLESILCTNRKCSSSAVASQKRTFIKVNDGAQPLSDIKNAKNAAFLDLDEDGTMDILVLTATGDKTASRGVRMIHNNYFNDAFFLKTLVLNGVAHKQRYGVNYPGAEFKFTVLDTSGRKRANQVAQYFQSGYLSLQTPYSLFGLGRTNNYVEELFVGVSRNQSAYFTSFAGVIPNSQLIIIPYQPAGVYDTSTWSRELYIHPGDWIPWVLLILVIVTIILAIVVFTLNYIEKREDENEKRKASRFVNFDAM; from the exons atgcttcctttttttgtaaaatattttggctttttagttttattaatatttttacctcTTCAAACACATTCATTCTTTCAACGTGAAAAGTATTTAAGTAGTGGGCTTTATCTTATAAATGACGTTGGCTTAGGAAATATATCGGGAACAGTAGCGGCTTTTGCAGATTTCAATTCTGATAAATA TACAGATCTATTAGTGTTAAGTTCAGATCAAAGGTCTATAAGTGTTTATTTGTGGAATCatg cgaattataaatttaccaaAGCACCACATGCAGATATAACAATATTGCCAAATGAagaaaatagttttataattacaaatatattaccGGGAGATTATAATTATGACGGGAATTTGGATATTTTAGTTATGGGACAGACCAATCCATTAAGTAACAATAGAAAACAAGAGCCTCTTTTAATGCGAGTGTATTTTGGATATGAAAATGACacattta atcctaattttattaatgtaaaacCAGCAACATATCAACAACCCATTCCATTTGATTTTGATGGTGATatgaaaattgatttaataggACAtagttttgataataatacgAAGCTTTCGATATGGCggaatatatataatgaaactacacaagaattatttgaagt agtGCCGTTACCTATACTGCCTGATTCTAATGTTCCACCTTGTACATTGTCAGATCCACATTCTAATGCTTTCATTGATCTTAATGGTGATTGCAAGTCAG aTTTGTTTCTTACATGCCAAGACACTTCTGGAAAATTAACGTATCAAATATGGACGAATACGATGGATGGTTATGTATTTAGCAAGTCTGGCGATTTACCACAAGGCGTTGGTCAAATATCGTTTGCAGATATGG ATGGTGATGGAACATTAGACATGGTGTTTCCAGTATGTAACAACGGATGCAAGATTCATGTAGCATATAACAGACAAATGCCATTATGTGAGAATAAAGATTCTAAGGATTGTCGAAAAGCATCGGAATTATGTATACCGGATGATAGTTTCAATTTTGATATGACAACTGATGCATCAAATGGC GGTTATGTTATCTTGGATCTTCAGAGCGAGTTGCCTGCTGGAGAAGATATTGTATTATTGGATCCAGATTTTAACGGAATTTTACCAATTTCTCTTCGTATTg gtGATTACAATCTTGATGGATATCCGGATTTACTCGTGATTACTTCAAATTCCAAAGGATCACATGTAACATTGCTAGAATCAATTTTATGTACAAATCGCAAATGTTCTTCTTCGGCAGTCGCATCACAAAAACgaacatttattaaagttaatgATGGTGCCCAGCCTCTCAGTGATATCAAAAATGCCAAAAATGCTGCCTTTCTGGATCTTGACGAAGAT ggaACAATGGATATTTTAGTACTTACTGCTACTGGTGATAAAACAGCATCAAGAGGTGTACGAATGATACATAACAATTACTTTAATGATGCATTCTTCCTTAAGACTTTAG ttttaaatgGGGTGGCACATAAACAG CGTTATGGAGTGAATTATCCTGGTGCAGAATTTAAATTCACTGTACTTGATACCTCTGGAAGGAAAAGAGCAAATCAAG TTGCACAATATTTCCAAAGTGGATATTTGTCTTTACAAACACCATATTCACTTTTTGGACTTGGGCGTACAAATAATTATGTTGAAGAATTATTTGTTGGAGTTTCAAGAAATCAG AGTGCATATTTTACCAGTTTCGCAGGAGTAATACCTAATTCAcaacttattattattccttatCAGCCAGCAGGAGTATATGATACATCAAC ATGGTCAAGAGAGTTATATATTCATCCAGGTGATTGGATACCATGGgtattattgattttagttattgtaacaataattttagctattgttgtatttacattaaattatattgaaaag AGAgaagatgaaaatgaaaaaagaaaggcTTCAAGATTTGTTAATTTCGATGCTATGTAA